In Primulina eburnea isolate SZY01 chromosome 5, ASM2296580v1, whole genome shotgun sequence, a single window of DNA contains:
- the LOC140832997 gene encoding uncharacterized protein At4g14342: MQASDRFNINSQLEHLQAKYVGTGHADLTRFEWAVNIHRDTYASYVGHYPIMAYFAVAENESIGRERYNFMQKMLLPCGLPPEREDE, encoded by the exons ATGCAG GCTAGTGACAGATTCAATATCAACTCGCAGCTCGAGCATTTACAGGCCAAATATGTCGGTACTGGACATGCCGATTTGACTCGATT TGAATGGGCTGTGAATATTCATCGAGATACTTACGCTTCGTATGTTGGTCACTATCCGATAATGGCTTACTTCGCCGTAGCTGAAAATGAGTCCATTGGGAGAGAGCGCTACAATTTTATGCAG AAAATGCTTTTGCCATGTGGTCTGCCTCCCGAGAGAGAAGATGAATGA
- the LOC140832998 gene encoding probable methyltransferase PMT3 — MTRGRSDEAQKKRLLISVCVVSVFLVFLYVYFGSKNAAESALEYGSRSLRKLGTSYLGGDEDSDLGEKQDESSIKFGLDDGEDGYTPKSFPVCDDRHSELIPCLDRNLIYQRRMKLDLSLMEHYERHCPLPERRYNCLIPPPAGYKVPIKWPKSRDEVWKANIPHTHLASEKSDQNWMIVKGDKIHFPGGGTHFHYGADKYIASMANMLNFSNDNLNNEGNLRTVFDVGCGVASFGGYLLSSDIIAMSLAPNDVHQNQIQFALERGIPASLGVLGTKRLPYPSRSFELAHCSRCRIDWLQRDGILLLELDRVLRPGGYFAYSSPEAYAQDEENLRIWKKMSALVERMCWIIAVKRNQTVIWQKPLTNDCYLGRQPGTQPPLCPSDNDPDAVWGVQMETCITTYSDLDHRTGGSGLAPWPARLTTPPPRLADFGYSNEMFEKDTEVWRQRVDSYWNLLSTKVSSDTVRNVMDMKANLGSFAAALKDKSVWVMNVVPEDGPKTLKIVYDRGLIGSVHNWCEAFSTYPRTYDLLHAWTVFSDIERKGCSGEDLLLEMDRILRPTGFVIIRDKQPVIEFVKKYLPALHWETIATTDPTSEPGQEGDEMVLVIQKKQWLTSESIRETE, encoded by the exons ATGACAAGGGGGAGATCAGATGAGGCGCAGAAGAAGCGCTTGTTGATTTCTGTGTGTGTTGTTTCTGTATTTCTTGTTTTCTTGTATGTGTATTTTGGCTCAAAGAATGCGGCCGAATCTGCTTTGGAATACGGCAGCAGGTCTTTGAGAAAACTGGGGACATCTTATCTGGGTGGGGATGAAGATTCTGATCTTGGTGAAAAGCAAGAtgaatcttcaataaaatttggGCTGGATGATGGAGAGGATGGTTATACTCCCAAAAGCTTCCCT GTGTGTGATGATCGGCATTCAGAGTTGATTCCCTGTCTGGACAGAAATCTTATATATCAGAGGAGAATGAAGTTGGATTTATCTTTGATGGAGCATTATGAAAGACATTGCCCATTACCTGAAAGGCGTTATAATTGCTTAATCCCTCCTCCTGCAGGATACAAG GTCCCAATCAAGTGGCCAAAAAGTAGAGATGAAGTTTGGAAGGCAAACATTCCTCATACACACCTGGCAAGTGAGAAGTCCGATCAGAATTGGATGATTGTCAAAGGCGACAAAATTCATTTTCCTGGAGGCGGCACCCACTTCCACTATGGAGCAGATAAGTACATTGCTTCAATGGCAAAT ATGCTGAATTTCTCAAATGATAACTTGAACAACGAGGGAAACTTGCGGACAGTTTTTGATGTTGGTTGTGGTGTTGCAAGCTTCGGCGGTTACCTTCTATCATCTGACATCATTGCAATGTCATTAGCACCAAATGACGTGCACCAAAATCAGATCCAATTTGCTTTGGAGAGAGGAATTCCTGCTTCTCTTGGTGTTCTTGGTACAAAGAGGCTTCCTTACCCGAGCAGGTCTTTTGAACTTGCTCACTGCTCTCGCTGCCGAATCGATTGGCTTCAGAGAGATGGTATCCTTCTTCTTGAGTTGGATAGGGTGCTTAGACCTGGAGGCTATTTTGCATACTCATCTCCAGAAGCTTATGCTCAGGATGAGGAAAATCTAAGAATATGGAAGAAGATGAGTGCACTTGTGGAACGCATGTGTTGGATAATTGCTGTGAAGAGAAACCAAACTGTCATTTGGCAAAAGCCTTTGACAAATGACTGttatttggggagacaacctgGCACTCAGCCTCCGCTTTGTCCATCAGATAATGATCCTGATGCTGTCTGGGGCGTACAAATGGAGACGTGCATTACCACTTACTCTGATC TTGATCACAGAACTGGCGGCAGTGGACTGGCACCCTGGCCTGCTCGATTGACTACTCCTCCTCCACGTCTAGCTGATTTTGGCTATTCAAATGAAATGTTTGAAAAAGACACG GAAGTTTGGAGGCAGAGGGTTGACAGTTACTGGAATCTTTTGAGCACAAAGGTTTCATCTGACACTGTGAGAAACGTGATGGATATGAAGGCAAATTTGGGCTCATTTGCTGCTGCCTTGAAGGATAAGAGTGTGTGGGTGATGAATGTTGTTCCTGAAGATGGACCAAAAACACTCAAGATTGTTTATGATAGAGGCTTAATTGGTTCAGTTCACAACTG GTGTGAAGCCTTCTCAACATATCCTAGGACATATGATTTACTCCATGCTTGGACCGTGTTTTCGGACATTGAAAGGAAAGGTTGTAGTGGCGAAGATCTACTACTTGAGATGGACCGTATTCTCAGGCCTACAGGCTTTGTTATCATACGCGACAAACAACCTGTTATCGAGTTCGTGAAGAAGTATTTACCTGCATTGCACTGGGAAACCATCGCAACAACAGATCCCACTTCAGAACCTGGCCAGGAAGGAGATGAAATGGTTCTAGTGATACAAAAGAAGCAGTGGTTGACAAGTGAAAGcatcagggagacagagtaa